In a genomic window of Quercus lobata isolate SW786 chromosome 4, ValleyOak3.0 Primary Assembly, whole genome shotgun sequence:
- the LOC115983437 gene encoding ankyrin repeat-containing protein BDA1-like yields MDERIERMKQVAESGDVNAFYQLIGEDVKFLEHIDQLPFVQTPLHIAAFTGNIQFAMEMMGLKPSFAWKLNPDRFSPIHLALQNGYIKLVRKLLQFDGDLVHVKGREHITLLHYVVANSDNLDLLDKFLLVYPNSIADVAVQNETTLHIVLKFDNLKAFKFLAGWLGRNFSKNGSFNEKVVLNWEDDDGNSTVLHIVVSKIETQHIDELPFVNTPLHIAAFAGNIQFAMEMIGLKPSFARKLNQNGFSPIHIALKNGHIDLVRRLLQFDGDLVRVKGRERLTPLHYVVESGERLYLLEEFLLVCPDSITDVMVRNETALHITLKNDKLEAFKFFV; encoded by the exons ATGGATGAAAGAATTGAGAGGATGAAGCAGGTTGCTGAAAGTGGAGATGTTAATGCCTTTTACCAATTAATTGGAGAGGATGTAAAATTTTTGGAGCACATTGACCAGCTACCATTTGTTCAAACTCCTTTACACATAGCTGCATTTACTGGCAACATCCAATTTGCCATGGAGATGATGGGTTTAAAGCCTTCATTTGCTTGGAAACTAAATCCTGACAGGTTTAGCCCTATTCACCTCGCTCTACAAAATGGCTATATTAAGCTGGTGCGTAAGCTTCTACAGTTTGATGGGGACCTTGTCCATGTCAAAGGACGAGAGCATATCACTCTTTTGCACTACGTAGTAGCAAACAGTGATAACCTTGATCTATTGGACAAATTTCTATTAGTCTATCCTAATTCTATTGCAGATGTAGCGGTGCAAAACGAGACAACTTTGCATATTGTCCTCAAATTTGACAACCTTAAGGCTTTCAAATTTTTGGCGGGATGGCTTGGAagaaatttttctaaaaatggttcatttaatgaaaaagttgtctTGAACTGGGAGGACGATGATGGTAATAGTACTGTGTTGCACATTGTAGTATCAAAAATTGAAACCCAG CACATCGACGAGCTACCATTTGTTAATACTCCTTTACACATAGCTGCATTTGCTGGGAACATCCAATTTGCCATGGAGATGATCGGTTTAAAGCCCTCGTTTGCTCGGAAACTAAATCAAAATGGGTTTAGCCCTATTCACATTGCACTAAAAAATGGGCATATCGACTTGGTGCGTCGGCTTTTACAATTTGATGGGGACCTTGTTCGTGTCAAAGGAAGGGAGCGGCTAACTCCTTTGCATTACGTAGTAGAAAGTGGTGAGCGCCTTTATCTATTGGAGgaatttttattagtttgtcCTGATTCTATTACAGATGTGATGGTGCGAAACGAGACAGCTTTGCATATTACCCTTAAAAATGACAAGCTCGAGGCATTTAAATTCTTCGTGTGA